A region of Struthio camelus isolate bStrCam1 chromosome 30, bStrCam1.hap1, whole genome shotgun sequence DNA encodes the following proteins:
- the S100A7 gene encoding protein S100-A7, whose protein sequence is MSATTLPQPREFPGNCSLEMALKAVVDVYHRYSIREGELDLLSYSDFRTLLTEQAPTFLEACGRNRRDYLKDLFKETDINKDHELTFEEFTIVLAKVTDDAHRISHGSDRCKPETD, encoded by the exons ATGTCCGCCACCACCCTTCCCCAGCCGCGGGAGTTCCCGGGAAACTGCTCCCTGGAGATGGCCCTGAAGGCCGTCGTGGACGTCTACCACCGCTACAGCATCAGGGAGGGCGAGCTCGACCTGCTCAGCTACAGCGACTTCAGGACGCTGCTCACCGAGCAGGCGCCCACCTTCCTGGAGGCCTGC gGCAGGAACCGCCGCGACTACCTGAAGGACCTCTTCAAGGAGACCGACATAAACAAGGACCACGAGCTGACCTTCGAGGAGTTCACCATCGTCCTGGCCAAGGTGACCGACGATGCCCATCGCATCAGCCACGGGAGCGACCGCTGCAAACCGGAGACGGACTGA
- the LOC104144891 gene encoding protein MRP-126-like has translation MSQSCQTPQGPISDLERAIDTIIDVFHQYSRREGDKDTLTKVELKLMIEKQLANYLKHVKNQISIDQIFKDLDTNKDHQLSFGEVMLLIIRVTVATHEHLHFCEDKQQQHHHHHHNH, from the exons ATGAGCCAG TCCTGCcagacaccccagggacccaTCTCCGACCTGGAAAGGGCCATCGATACCATCATTGATGTCTTCCACCAATACTCGAGGCGGGAGGGGGACAAAGATACCCTGACCAAAGTGGAGCTGAAACTCATGATTGAGAAGCAGCTTGCGAACTACCTGAAG CATGTGAAGAACCAGATCTCCATTGACCAGATCTTCAAGGACCTGGACACCAACAAGGACCACCAGCTCAGCTTTGGCGAGGTGATGCTCCTCATCATCAGGGTGACCGTTGCCACCCACGAGCACCTCCACTTCTGTGaggacaagcagcagcagcaccaccaccaccaccacaaccactGA
- the LOC138062852 gene encoding loricrin-like, with product MIYSSGRESYFNLNSTWYGPSGSWLDTRRTPFRYGYGSCSGCEGEGVEGMSGHDYRHYGYRQPVCSERSRGYSAAESCHGGGGGGSSCARRPTYGYGSSGGCNSYGRSVCSERRHGSSGGGCHEGGRAVGAEPSSSCHGSGYQGGMPCYGTPAPRVQQCRPVQTYAPAMQQVCVPAAKRCPSQQQKQVCKVPAQKIKAAGMCSRQDKDHCHRQERYARQSSGGGCHGGGGGGGCHGGGGGGGCHSSGGSSGGGCHGGSGGGGCHSGGGGGCHGKPQVLPLQLPQQQQLPQQQQLPQQQQLPSQKLK from the exons ATGATATATTCTTCCGGAAGAGAATCGTACTTCAACCTGAACTCGACCTGGTACGGTCCCTCGGGGTCCTGGCTGGACACGCGGCGCACGCCCTTCCGCTACGGCTACGGCTCCTGCTCGGGCTGCGAGGGCGAAGGCGTCGAAGGCATGAGCGGGCACGACTACCGGCACTACGGCTATCGGCAGCCCGTCTGCTCGGAGAGGAGCCGCGGCTATTCGGCGGCTGAGTCGtgccacggcggcggcggcggcggctcgagCTGCGCCCGGAGACCCACGTACGGCTACGGGTCGTCGGGGGGCTGCAACAGCTACGGGCGGTCGGTCTGCTCCGAGAGGCGCCACGGCTCGTCCGGAGGAGGCTGCCACGAGGGGGGCAGAGCCGTGGGGGCCGAACCGTCGTCCTCCTGCCACGGCTCCGGCTACCAGGGGGGGATGCCGTGCTACGGCACGCCGGCGCCGCGGGTCCAGCAGTGCCGCCCGGTGCAAACGTACGCCCCTGCGATGCAGCAGGTCTGCGTGCCGGCGGCGAAGCGCTGCCCGAGCCAGCAGCAAAAGCAGGTCTGCAAAGTACCGGCCCAGAAGATAAAG GCCGCCGGGATGTGCTCCCGCCAGGACAAGGACCACTGCCACCGGCAGGAGCGCTACGCCCGCCAGAGCAGCGGCGGCGGGTGCcacggtggtggcggcggcggcgggtgccacggtggcggcggcggcggcgggtgccatAGCAGCggtggcagcagcggcggcggatGCCacggtggcagcggcggcggcggatgccacagcggcggcggcggcgggtgccacGGGAAGCCGCAGGTGCTGCCGCTGcagctcccccagcagcagcagctcccccagcagcagcagctcccccagcagcagcagctgccctcgCAGAAGCTGAAGTGA
- the LOC138062853 gene encoding keratin-associated protein 5-4-like gives MCSSGKTRTVCCSQPCQQSSCCDPCQKSSHCVKPCQQSSCCDQPCQQSSCCDPCQKSSRCVKPCQQSSCCDPCQQSSCCDQPCQQSSRCDPCQKSSRCVKPCQQSSCCDQPCQQSSCCDPCQQSSCCDQPCQQSSCCDPCQQSSCCDQPCQQSSCCDPCQQSSCCDQPCQQSSCCDPCQQSSCCDKPCQQSSCCDPCQQSTCCDPCQQSTCCVKPCKKSSYCCTQRCLPCSRCGCISCCCGSVSCCSTVVKKKPVVVCCSPLCYCSPMRKYCIPTQQCCYSVKKCY, from the coding sequence AtgtgctcctctggaaagactCGAACAGTGTGCTGCAGCCAGCCATgccagcagtccagctgctgtgACCCATGCCAGAAGTCCAGCCACTGTGTCAAGCCATgccagcagtccagctgctgtgACCAGCCATGCCAGCAATCCAGCTGCTGTGACCCGTGCCAGAAGTCCAGCCGCTGTGTCAAGCCATgccagcagtccagctgctgtgACCCATgccagcagtccagctgctgtgACCAGCCATGCCAGCAGTCCAGCCGCTGTGACCCATGCCAGAAGTCCAGCCGCTGTGTCAAGCCATgccagcagtccagctgctgtgACCAGCCATgccagcagtccagctgctgtgACCCATgccagcagtccagctgctgtgACCAGCCATGCCAGCAATCCAGCTGCTGTGACCCATgccagcagtccagctgctgtgACCAGCCATgccagcagtccagctgctgtgACCCATgccagcagtccagctgctgtgACCAGCCATgccagcagtccagctgctgtgACCCATGCCAGCAATCCAGCTGCTGTGATAAGCCATGCCAGCAATCCAGCTGTTGTGACCCGTGCCAGCAGTCCACCTGCTGTGACCCGTGCCAGCAGTCCACCTGCTGTGTTAAGCCGTGCAAGAAGTCCAGCTATTGCTGCACCCAGCGATGCCTGCCGTGCAGCCGCTGTGGCTGCATCTCCTGCTGCTGTGGATCTGTGTCTTGCTGCTCAACTGTGGTGAAGAAAAAGCCTGTTGTGGTGTGTTGCAGCCCACTGTGTTACTGCTCTCCCATGAGAAAGTACTGCATACCCACACAGCAGTGCTGCTACTCAGTCAAAAAGTGCTACTGA